Proteins from a genomic interval of Mytilus trossulus isolate FHL-02 unplaced genomic scaffold, PNRI_Mtr1.1.1.hap1 h1tg000210l__unscaffolded, whole genome shotgun sequence:
- the LOC134700914 gene encoding insulin-like growth factor-binding protein complex acid labile subunit gives MHSSRDFTLQLICVDCTIKDTFSKSRRRIPLLLKMLLTIGIMLIVRLSIVDLVQGCSYMCSCDRTVSSCSSRNLMEIPNDIPSNTTRLYLYKNSITSIEPTMFSGLTSLQKLYLSSNSITSIEPGTFSEIKSLEYLGLSSNSITSIESNTFSELTSLQSLYMGANSITSIGQNAFSGLTSLQYLSLEDNNITSLEPNTFSGLTSLEELDLSDNSITSIKHNVFLRLTSLRKLDLSYNSITSIEPNTFAELISLEYL, from the exons ATGCACAGCAGCCGTGACTTTACTCTACAACTCATTTGTGTCGACTGTACAATTAAAG ATACTTTTAGTAAAAGCAGAAGAAGAATACCATTacttttaaagatgttgttgACAATAGGAATCATGCTGATTGTTAGATTATCAATAGTTGATTTAGTCCAGGGATGTTCTTATATGTGTTCATGTGACCGAACCGTTTCATCATGCTCTTCCAGAAATTTGATGGAAATACCAAATGATATTCCATCAAATACAACGCGTTT ATATCTGTATAAAAATAGCATTACCTCAATAGAACCTACTATGTTTTCTGGGTTAACATCCTTACAGAAGTT ATATCTGTCCAGCAATAGTATCACCTCAATAGAACCAGGCAcgttttctgaaataaaatccCTAGAGTATTT AGGTCTGTCCAGCAATAGCATCACCTCGATAGaatcaaatacattttctgAATTAACATCCCTCCAGAGTTT ATATATGGGCGCCAATAGCATCACCTCGATAGGCCAAAATGCGTTTTCTGGATTAACATCCTTACAGTATTT AAGTCTGGAAGACAATAACATTACCTCATTAGAACCAAATACATTTTCTGGATTGACATCCCTAGAGGAATT AGATCTTAGTGACAATAGCATTACCTCAATAAAACATAATGTGTTCCTTCGATTAACATCCCTACGGAAATT AGATCTTTCATACAATAGCATCACCTCAATAGAACCAAATACGTTTGCTGAGTTAATATCCTTAGAGTATTTGTAA